A genomic segment from Colletotrichum higginsianum IMI 349063 chromosome 5, whole genome shotgun sequence encodes:
- a CDS encoding ABC1 family protein: protein MLRHSIAGLSARAPAQKCFLSASAAAVAGRQSLRNSKTIPTITTITTTTTSRLLSYTRTARIRTSSHRQALVPPSPASLGAPRKARTYPRGSKWLRRLLVLSAVGGSIYLFDRQVYASGLGRTLRTFSMGLVVALDYKVNFRPEPLTGGSVQDLHHRNAERLFELLRHNGGLYLKIGQAIAMQSAVLPPEFQKMFSRMFDDAPQDDWRDVEAVIREDFGGRSVEEVFGVSFRGEEGKGVMERRARASASVAQVHWARLPDGREVAIKIQKREIAKQISWDLWAFKTVAWIYSKWFDLPLYSLVPFITERLELETDFLNEAKNSETMRELIQSEKSLRGRVYVPKVYSELSTRRVMVTEWIEGIRLWDKQGINGRWMGGYGNGSPGVQGASLQPPDMATVRRELRERPYAEQIKPERAEWKGRRGRGGLGLSSKEVMTTMIDLFAAQIFKWGVVHCDPHPGNIFIRRLPNGRAELVLIDHGLYVYMTDRFRHQYGVFWKALMTFDNKTIERVTEEWGIKAADLFASATLLRPYEGGDERTRNGLMKELEGKTPAERHYEMQQRMKQGIREMLADEEKWPKELVFIGRNMRIVQGNNQYLGSPVNRVKMMGEWASRSLFEDPNLPWASRAGNAWRHLLFKGVLALTDIAFYFFKLKQWLGVGGGMEDEMEKRMKDIAQDFGVELQHEVFEG from the coding sequence ATGTTACGTCACAGCATAGCTGGTCTCTCCGCGAGAGCACCCGCACAGAAATGCTTtctctccgcctccgccgctgCCGTAGCAGGACGTCAATCCCTCCGTAATTCGAAGACGATACCGACGATAACGACGataacgacgacgacgacatcgcgACTCCTCTCGTATACACGGACGGCGCGCATACGTACCAGCAGCCACCGTCAGGCCCTCGTTCCCCCATCGCCCGCCTCCCTCGGCGCACCGCGCAAGGCGCGCACATACCCCCGCGGGAGCAAATGGCTGCGCcggctcctcgtcctctccgccgtcggcggctcCATCTACCTCTTCGACCGTCAAGTCTACGCCTCCGGGCTCGGCCGTACCCTCCGCACCTTCAGCATGGGCCTCGTGGTCGCCCTCGACTACAAGGTCAACTTCCGCCCGGAACCACTGACCGGCGGCTCCGTCCAGGACCTGCACCACCGTAACGCCGAGCGCTTGTTCGAGCTGCTGCGACACAACGGCGGGCTGTATCTCAAGATCGGCCAGGCCATCGCCATGCAGAGCGCTGTTCTGCCGCCCGAGTTCCAGAAGATGTTCTcgcgcatgtttgacgacGCCCCGCAGGACGACTGGCGCGACGTTGAAGCCGTCATCCGCGAGGATTTTGGGGGCAGGAGCGTCGAAGAGGTCTTCGGCGTCAGCTtccgcggcgaggagggcaagggcgTCATGGAGCGGCGCGCCCGGGCGAGTGCCAGCGTCGCGCAGGTGCACTGGGCCCGCCTCCCTGACGGCCGCGAGGTGGCCATCAAGATCCAGAAGCGCGAGATCGCCAAGCAGATCAGCTGGGATCTGTGGGCGTTCAAGACGGTCGCCTGGATCTACAGCAAATGGTTCGATCTGCCGCTGTACAGCCTCGTGCCCTTTATCACGGagcggctggagctcgaGACGGACTTTCTGAATGAGGCCAAGAACTCGGAGACGATGCGCGAGCTCATACAGTCGGAGAAGAGCCTGCGCGGCAGGGTCTACGTGCCCAAGGTCTACTCGGAgttgtcgacgaggcgcgTCATGGTGACGGAGTGGATCGAGGGCATCCGGCTGTGGGACAAGCAGGGCATCAACGGGCGCTGGATGGGCGGCTACGGCAACGGATCCCCCGGCGTCCAGGGCGCGAGCCTGCAGCCCCCGGAcatggccaccgtccgcCGCGAGCTCCGCGAGCGGCCTTACGCCGAGCAGATCAAGCCGGAACGAGCCGAGTGGAAGGGCcgacgcggccgcggcggcctgggcctgtCGAGCAAGGAGGTCATGACGACCATGATCGACCTCTTCGCCGCCCAGATCTTCAAGTGGGGCGTCGTCCACTGCGACCCGCACCCGGGTAATATCTTTATCAGGCGGCTGCCCAACGGCCGCGCCGAGCTCGTGCTCATCGACCACGGGCTGTACGTGTACATGACGGACCGGTTCCGGCACCAGTACGGTGTCTTCTGGAAGGCCCTCATGACGTTCGACAATAAGACGATCGAGCGCGTCACCGAAGAGTGGGGCATCAAGGCGGCGGACCTCTTCGCGAGCGCGACGCTGCTGCGGCCGtacgagggcggcgacgagcggACGCGCAACGGGCTGAtgaaggagctcgagggcaAGACGCCTGCCGAGCGGCACTATGAGATGCAGCAGCGCATGAAGCAGGGCATCCGCGAGatgctcgccgacgaggaaaagTGGCCCAAGGAGCTCGTCTTCATTGGCCGCAATATGCGCATCGTCCAAGGCAACAACCAGTACCTCGGCAGCCCTGTCAACCGTGTCAAGATGATGGGAGAGTGGGCGAGCCGCAGCCTGTTCGAGGACCCGAACCTGCCGTGGGCGAGCCGCGCCGGTAACGCGTGGCGGCATCTTCTGTTCAAGGGCGTGCTGGCGCTGACGGACATTGCCTTTTACTTCTTCAAACTTAAGCAGtggctcggcgtcggcggcggtatggaagacgagatggagaagaggatgaaggatATTGCGCAGGActtcggcgtcgagctgcagcacgaGGTTTTTGAGGGGTAG